One segment of Nostoc flagelliforme CCNUN1 DNA contains the following:
- a CDS encoding ISL3 family transposase, with product MKFTVEQILNLPDMKVLDFQEIEGEEIIITIEKSVNYSTCPSCGQNTQSIHQNHWRMIHDLSWSKKPVLLKINRRQFKCHKCKKVFSEKLDFVDKSKGYTKRLATDIVQQVLNSNIHRVAERNGLSDEEVESMLKKQASQILNINLSQVKKLGIDEIALVKGQGNYLAVLVDLDTHKPIEIVQSRRIEDIREVIAGWGFEVLNQIEEVSIDLWSPYKSLVEDLMPNANITADRFHVMKQVNDELDRMRKTEKKAAMSLEDKSEKSRQLEALNKSKYSLIKNEDSLNEKQKSKLNSVLEVSPTLAKMHALKEQFRQIFETTKSWGDSITQLLDWMYDARSYFPKSLGTMVRWFGEIVGYFDGRTTSGTVEGINNKLKLIKRLGYGFRNFSNFRLRSLLNWHFSINSP from the coding sequence ATGAAATTTACTGTAGAGCAAATCCTGAATCTGCCCGATATGAAAGTATTAGATTTTCAAGAAATTGAAGGGGAAGAAATAATTATAACGATAGAAAAAAGCGTCAACTATTCGACTTGCCCATCTTGTGGGCAAAATACTCAGAGTATACATCAAAATCATTGGCGGATGATTCATGATTTATCTTGGAGTAAAAAGCCAGTACTCTTAAAAATAAATCGTCGCCAGTTCAAATGTCATAAATGTAAAAAAGTCTTTAGTGAGAAATTAGATTTTGTAGATAAAAGTAAAGGATATACAAAAAGATTAGCAACAGACATAGTACAACAAGTATTAAATAGTAACATTCATAGGGTTGCCGAAAGGAATGGATTGAGTGATGAAGAAGTAGAATCAATGTTAAAAAAGCAAGCTTCACAAATATTAAATATTAATCTAAGCCAGGTAAAAAAGTTAGGTATAGATGAAATAGCTTTAGTTAAAGGTCAAGGAAACTACTTAGCAGTATTAGTGGATTTAGATACTCATAAGCCAATTGAAATAGTGCAATCACGACGAATAGAAGATATCCGTGAAGTAATTGCTGGCTGGGGATTTGAAGTACTTAATCAAATAGAAGAAGTGAGTATTGATCTCTGGTCGCCTTATAAAAGCTTAGTAGAAGATTTAATGCCAAATGCTAACATAACTGCTGACAGGTTTCATGTGATGAAACAAGTAAATGATGAATTAGATAGGATGCGTAAAACTGAGAAGAAAGCAGCAATGTCGTTAGAAGATAAATCCGAAAAATCTCGCCAACTAGAGGCATTAAATAAAAGCAAATATAGTTTAATTAAAAATGAAGATTCTTTAAACGAAAAGCAAAAATCAAAATTAAACTCCGTGTTAGAGGTGTCGCCGACTCTGGCTAAAATGCACGCACTTAAAGAACAATTCCGCCAGATATTTGAAACCACTAAATCTTGGGGAGATAGCATAACACAATTATTAGATTGGATGTATGATGCACGTTCATACTTTCCGAAAAGTCTAGGGACAATGGTGAGATGGTTTGGGGAAATAGTCGGTTATTTTGATGGCAGAACTACCAGTGGTACTGTAGAAGGAATTAATAATAAACTCAAGTTAATTAAAAGACTTGGGTATGGCTTTCGTAATTTTAGCAATTTTCGATTACGCAGTTTATTAAACTGGCACTTTTCTATTAATTCTCCATAA
- a CDS encoding phosphatidylglycerol lysyltransferase domain-containing protein, with amino-acid sequence MSNISRTQLGLWSAAILTTVVGVVNLLSSVTPNLYGRNHWLKEFLPFDIRASGHIFAALTGFILLTLATNLLRRKRVAWILTIGILVISIISHLLKGWDYEESILSGILLVQLILMRDTFTAQSDRPSVAQGVRVLIGALLFTLAYGTVGFYLLDGKFTENFNWGEAVVQTLAMFFTEDNWGLQPQSRFGEFFANSIYIIAASTMTFAIIMLLQPVLSRNTAIANEQRKAKEIVQQYGRSSLAALTLLSDKSYYFSPSGSSVIAYVPKGRGAIALGDPIGPIEDRMETIVSFREFCQRNDWYPAFYQTLPDDLEMYTSLGFRVLKIGEEAIVDLKSFTLQGKAGKNFRPSINRLTKLGYQVNFHQPPITHELLQQLKPVSDEWLRMVQGSEKRFSLGWFDEAYLRECEIAVVINPNGQIDAFTNLLPEYQLNEATIDLMRHRQSMENGTMDFLFTSLLQHFKDQAYDSFNFGLSALAGVGEKPESRRLEKGLHYLYEHLNRFYNFQGLHSYKEKFNPRWEGRYLVYPSLTSLPDVVVALIRADSGDRLLDYFQPGA; translated from the coding sequence ATGAGTAATATATCTAGAACTCAACTAGGACTTTGGAGTGCAGCTATTCTAACTACCGTAGTTGGAGTAGTTAATTTATTATCATCAGTCACACCTAATTTATATGGTAGAAATCATTGGTTAAAAGAATTTTTACCATTTGATATTCGTGCTAGTGGTCACATATTTGCTGCCTTAACAGGATTTATTTTATTAACACTTGCTACTAACTTATTACGGCGAAAACGAGTTGCTTGGATTCTAACTATAGGTATATTAGTTATTTCTATAATAAGTCATTTATTAAAAGGATGGGATTACGAAGAAAGTATATTATCGGGAATTTTATTAGTACAGTTAATCTTGATGCGCGATACTTTTACAGCACAATCTGACCGTCCTTCGGTGGCGCAAGGTGTGCGTGTATTAATAGGAGCGCTGTTATTTACCCTGGCTTATGGCACAGTAGGATTTTATTTGTTAGATGGCAAATTCACCGAAAATTTTAATTGGGGTGAAGCCGTAGTGCAAACTTTGGCAATGTTTTTTACAGAAGATAATTGGGGTTTGCAACCACAGAGTAGATTTGGAGAGTTTTTTGCCAATTCTATTTATATAATTGCCGCCAGTACAATGACATTTGCGATTATTATGCTTTTACAGCCAGTATTATCGCGTAATACTGCTATCGCAAATGAGCAAAGAAAAGCAAAGGAAATAGTCCAGCAGTATGGACGTTCTTCTTTGGCAGCTTTGACCCTTTTAAGTGATAAAAGCTACTATTTTAGTCCTTCTGGTAGTAGTGTCATTGCTTATGTTCCCAAAGGTAGGGGTGCGATCGCCTTGGGTGATCCCATCGGCCCCATTGAAGACAGAATGGAAACTATCGTTAGTTTTCGGGAGTTTTGTCAACGCAATGATTGGTATCCAGCTTTTTACCAAACTTTACCCGATGACTTGGAAATGTACACTTCTTTAGGGTTTAGGGTTCTCAAGATTGGTGAAGAAGCGATCGTGGATCTCAAGAGTTTTACTTTGCAAGGGAAAGCTGGTAAAAACTTTCGTCCATCTATTAACCGTTTGACTAAATTGGGTTATCAAGTTAATTTCCATCAACCGCCAATTACTCATGAATTATTACAGCAACTCAAACCTGTGAGTGATGAATGGTTAAGAATGGTGCAAGGTTCAGAAAAACGCTTTTCTTTGGGTTGGTTTGATGAAGCTTACCTACGAGAATGTGAGATTGCTGTAGTCATAAATCCTAATGGTCAAATTGATGCTTTTACCAATCTCTTACCTGAATATCAACTTAACGAAGCCACCATTGATTTGATGCGTCACCGCCAATCAATGGAAAATGGGACGATGGATTTTTTATTCACTTCGTTACTACAACACTTTAAAGACCAAGCTTATGACAGCTTTAACTTTGGGTTGTCTGCATTGGCTGGGGTGGGTGAAAAACCAGAATCAAGGCGTTTAGAGAAGGGATTGCACTATCTTTACGAACATTTAAACCGTTTCTACAATTTTCAAGGCTTACATTCCTATAAAGAGAAATTTAACCCGCGTTGGGAAGGACGTTATCTGGTTTACCCCAGCTTAACGTCTTTACCTGATGTAGTTGTAGCATTGATTCGCGCAGATTCAGGCGATCGCCTCCTTGATTATTTCCAACCAGGAGCGTGA
- a CDS encoding alpha/beta hydrolase: protein MKIPKIFMGVIGAIAILIGGGYYYVFVLGAPQLDPPQEETNTGLKFQLETFNSQAMGSVRNYGVILPPGYSKNPQKRYPVIFLLHGGHDDARAYVDKYALLNILSELYKSKKLPPSIVITPDGNDNRGSSPLYDPDYFDGTHGKVGTLIGSELVEVVKSRYRTLESPQFWALGGLSSGGWGALNIGLRYLNNFNIFFSHSGYFTDSSGPQNSPQQIVKKLSAGDRKRLRIYLDAGVNDTDFLASTKAFHQTLNQLGIANVFNSFPGGHGLSGADIGWNYFHKHLKDSLAYVGEQFNNSKPK, encoded by the coding sequence ATGAAAATTCCTAAGATTTTCATGGGTGTAATAGGTGCGATCGCCATCTTAATCGGTGGTGGCTACTACTATGTATTTGTATTAGGCGCACCGCAATTAGATCCACCCCAAGAAGAAACTAATACTGGTCTAAAATTTCAGTTAGAAACCTTCAATTCCCAAGCAATGGGTTCAGTTCGTAATTATGGTGTGATTTTACCCCCAGGTTATAGTAAAAATCCCCAAAAGCGTTATCCTGTAATATTTCTATTACACGGTGGTCATGATGATGCCCGTGCCTACGTTGATAAATACGCCCTACTCAATATATTATCTGAATTATATAAGAGTAAAAAGTTACCCCCATCAATTGTGATTACACCTGATGGTAACGATAATCGCGGTTCGAGTCCTTTATATGACCCGGACTATTTTGATGGGACTCACGGTAAAGTAGGGACTTTGATTGGTTCGGAGTTAGTAGAAGTAGTTAAGTCACGCTACCGCACGCTCGAATCACCCCAATTTTGGGCTTTAGGAGGTCTATCTTCTGGAGGATGGGGTGCATTAAATATCGGGTTACGCTATCTCAACAACTTTAATATATTTTTTAGCCATAGTGGTTATTTTACTGATAGTAGCGGCCCACAAAATAGCCCTCAACAAATTGTCAAAAAGCTGTCAGCTGGGGATAGAAAACGCTTGCGTATTTATTTAGATGCAGGGGTAAACGATACTGATTTTCTAGCTTCAACAAAAGCCTTTCATCAAACCTTAAATCAGTTAGGTATTGCTAATGTTTTCAACTCATTTCCAGGCGGACATGGTTTATCGGGTGCTGATATAGGCTGGAACTACTTTCACAAACACCTTAAAGATTCTCTGGCTTATGTAGGGGAACAGTTTAATAATTCAAAACCAAAATGA
- a CDS encoding alpha/beta hydrolase: MGGNRTYGVSLPPGYAQNPQQRYPVVFLLHGGHGEPTDWFSSKKGQALKTLEQLYTAGKLPPSIIITPDGNDKRGSSPYRDPDYFDGPNGNVSTAVGNELVQVVKSRYRTLPNPDFWAIGGLSSGGWGAVNVGLRNSNNFSILFSHSGYFRDKSGAANSPIIYIKNVPGQVKKRLKIYLDTGSSDRYEVKETKDFSQELARLNIYHVFREYPGGHTWQYWREHLADSLTFVGEQFKATQTASTSKN; this comes from the coding sequence ATGGGGGGAAATCGTACCTATGGGGTTTCTCTACCTCCTGGCTACGCACAAAACCCACAGCAACGTTATCCAGTAGTTTTTCTTCTCCACGGTGGACACGGTGAACCTACAGATTGGTTCAGTTCCAAGAAAGGACAAGCCCTCAAAACTCTAGAACAACTCTACACCGCAGGCAAATTACCACCTAGTATTATCATTACCCCAGATGGTAACGATAAGCGCGGTTCTAGTCCTTATAGAGATCCTGATTATTTCGACGGCCCTAATGGTAATGTTTCTACGGCTGTTGGTAATGAGTTAGTACAAGTGGTTAAAAGCCGCTACCGCACTCTACCTAATCCTGATTTTTGGGCAATTGGCGGATTATCTTCCGGCGGCTGGGGTGCAGTTAATGTAGGTTTACGTAACTCCAACAATTTCTCAATTTTATTTAGTCATAGTGGTTATTTTCGAGATAAAAGTGGCGCAGCAAATAGCCCAATTATCTATATTAAAAATGTGCCAGGACAAGTTAAAAAAAGATTGAAAATTTATTTAGATACAGGTAGCTCAGATCGTTATGAAGTGAAGGAAACTAAAGACTTTAGCCAAGAACTAGCACGCTTAAACATCTATCATGTATTTCGTGAATATCCTGGAGGTCACACTTGGCAATATTGGCGAGAACATTTAGCAGATTCGTTAACTTTTGTAGGCGAACAATTTAAAGCTACACAAACAGCCAGCACATCTAAAAATTGA
- a CDS encoding alpha/beta fold hydrolase, with product MTHYDALIGENFHLRRGVNLQVCHSSGAYPAMVFIHGGTGNRFNFRMQYEFAQTQGWEVLAYDLGGNGQSSRYSRYSIGRHCRDLHRLLQHFGIDLPVLCCHSYGVPIGLEFVQHYPAKAIIAIAGGTHDLAPWWEIPLMKFMAWGGRYLLHLPGVQTVNKFLSTSYRHSVMERFFAENPAPTDFDAYKGLEIFWDYNFFIRHPLPKNLHIPALIITAGKDPMFTAKMGDELASHFDDGTHLHYADAGHLVMAECAELVNEAIANWLNQKVISIHQQ from the coding sequence ATGACTCATTATGATGCACTAATTGGCGAAAATTTTCACCTACGTCGAGGCGTAAATTTACAAGTCTGTCATAGTTCTGGTGCTTATCCAGCGATGGTTTTTATCCACGGAGGAACAGGAAACCGCTTTAATTTTAGAATGCAGTATGAGTTTGCCCAGACTCAAGGCTGGGAAGTTTTAGCTTATGATTTGGGAGGAAATGGTCAGTCTAGTCGTTACTCTCGCTATTCTATCGGGCGGCATTGTCGAGATTTACACCGATTATTGCAACACTTTGGGATTGATTTACCTGTATTGTGCTGCCACAGTTATGGGGTTCCTATTGGTTTAGAGTTTGTACAACATTATCCAGCCAAAGCAATTATTGCTATTGCTGGGGGAACTCACGATTTAGCGCCGTGGTGGGAAATTCCCTTAATGAAATTTATGGCTTGGGGTGGCAGATATTTACTGCATTTGCCTGGGGTGCAAACAGTTAATAAATTTCTCTCAACTTCTTACCGTCATAGTGTGATGGAAAGGTTTTTTGCTGAGAACCCAGCACCTACAGATTTTGATGCCTACAAAGGTTTAGAAATATTTTGGGACTATAACTTTTTTATTCGTCATCCTTTACCGAAGAATCTGCATATTCCTGCTTTAATCATTACTGCGGGAAAAGACCCCATGTTTACCGCCAAGATGGGGGATGAGTTAGCCAGTCACTTTGATGATGGCACTCATTTACATTATGCCGATGCGGGGCATTTGGTAATGGCTGAGTGTGCTGAATTAGTGAACGAAGCGATCGCAAATTGGCTAAACCAAAAAGTTATTTCAATTCATCAACAATAA
- a CDS encoding lysylphosphatidylglycerol synthase domain-containing protein, which yields MFRNIRFNVSYLLSLLLLALCIWAIANELRAYNYQDILHSLASIPKRRLSWAIGLTILGYSVMAGYDILGFYYVDRTLLWNKIALTNFISSAFSNTIGFALLTGSAIRYRFYTGWGVPGVAIAQIIAFVNFTFWLGMLTLAGVIFLTNPLSIPTQIHLPFSTVRPFSFIFIFLLVIYLLGSIFIRQTLTIRGHIFRFPNFSISLAQIAISSLDWVLAAAVLYVLLPINSSLSYADFLGVYLLAMVAAIISNIPGGLGVFETIILLLLSSKISAAKILGSLLAYRGIYYFMPVFLAGGLLSIFELRYRKKI from the coding sequence ATGTTCAGAAATATCCGATTTAATGTCAGCTATTTATTGAGTTTGTTATTATTGGCACTTTGTATATGGGCGATCGCTAATGAATTACGCGCCTATAATTATCAGGATATTCTGCACTCATTAGCCTCAATTCCTAAACGACGATTGAGTTGGGCAATAGGGTTAACTATTCTTGGTTATTCAGTTATGGCAGGTTATGATATCTTGGGTTTTTACTATGTTGATCGCACCCTATTGTGGAATAAAATTGCTTTAACTAACTTTATTAGTTCTGCTTTTAGTAATACTATTGGTTTTGCTTTATTGACTGGCAGCGCTATCCGTTACCGATTCTATACTGGTTGGGGAGTGCCAGGAGTAGCGATCGCTCAAATAATTGCCTTTGTTAATTTTACCTTTTGGTTAGGAATGCTCACGCTTGCCGGGGTAATTTTCCTGACTAATCCTTTATCAATTCCTACTCAAATACATTTACCTTTTTCTACAGTACGCCCCTTCAGCTTTATTTTCATCTTTTTACTTGTTATTTACTTATTGGGTAGTATTTTTATTCGGCAAACATTAACAATTCGTGGTCATATATTCCGGTTCCCCAACTTTTCAATATCTCTAGCTCAAATTGCCATTTCCAGCCTTGACTGGGTTCTTGCCGCCGCAGTTCTTTATGTCTTACTACCTATTAATTCTAGTTTGTCTTACGCTGATTTTTTAGGAGTCTATTTGCTGGCTATGGTGGCAGCAATTATTAGTAATATTCCTGGAGGTTTGGGAGTATTTGAAACTATTATTTTGCTCTTACTTTCTTCTAAAATTTCGGCAGCAAAAATTTTAGGCTCCCTGTTAGCTTATCGTGGAATCTACTATTTTATGCCCGTATTCCTAGCAGGAGGTTTATTAAGCATTTTTGAACTGAGATATAGAAAGAAAATTTAA
- a CDS encoding GAF domain-containing protein, translated as MQLHSQAEFDPNSNNPAEKGLQRVLQRLVQTMQRDALVRQTTNNLRESLQVDRVVLYYFYSQWHGQVTFEALSSEELSILGSSGPDECFNDEYAALYLAGRTRAIADIESEPINPCHRDFLRTLQVRANLVVTVLVPKGLWGLLVAHHCQAPHSWTESNIQLMQSGAKTLTTSPYILET; from the coding sequence GTGCAACTTCACTCTCAAGCAGAATTTGATCCTAACTCGAATAACCCTGCTGAAAAGGGTTTACAAAGAGTTCTCCAGCGTCTTGTCCAAACCATGCAAAGAGACGCACTAGTTCGACAAACAACGAACAACCTGAGAGAATCGCTACAAGTTGATCGGGTGGTGTTATATTACTTTTACTCCCAGTGGCACGGACAAGTTACCTTTGAAGCCTTAAGTTCAGAAGAACTTTCCATATTAGGCTCAAGTGGGCCAGATGAGTGTTTTAATGATGAGTATGCAGCATTGTATTTAGCTGGACGTACAAGAGCGATCGCTGATATTGAATCAGAACCAATCAACCCTTGCCATCGTGACTTCCTCCGCACTCTGCAAGTCCGCGCCAACCTAGTTGTAACAGTTTTAGTACCCAAAGGATTATGGGGGCTGCTAGTTGCTCATCATTGCCAAGCACCCCATTCCTGGACAGAATCAAACATACAACTAATGCAGTCAGGAGCAAAAACTTTAACTACATCGCCTTATATTTTGGAAACTTGA
- a CDS encoding methyltransferase, with translation MLEPSAGTGLLAQMAKLRGASLMLNELAPDRAKILRRLFPGVPLFGVNAEQINDYLAGKTQPSVVLMNPPFSSSPKINSRNPDATPRHINSALQRLVDGGRLVTISANWFSPANPTWRETFVKFQQT, from the coding sequence ATGCTTGAACCCAGTGCTGGAACTGGTCTATTGGCACAAATGGCTAAACTTAGGGGTGCAAGTCTGATGCTCAATGAACTTGCGCCCGATAGAGCTAAGATTTTGCGTCGGTTATTCCCTGGCGTTCCATTATTTGGGGTGAATGCCGAGCAGATAAATGACTATCTGGCTGGCAAGACTCAGCCCTCGGTTGTGCTGATGAATCCACCATTTTCATCATCACCGAAAATCAACAGCCGCAATCCTGATGCAACCCCTCGGCATATCAATTCAGCATTGCAACGATTGGTTGATGGTGGTCGGCTGGTGACAATTTCTGCAAACTGGTTTTCTCCAGCTAACCCTACTTGGCGCGAGACTTTTGTTAAGTTTCAGCAGACATAG
- a CDS encoding GIY-YIG nuclease family protein, with amino-acid sequence MSELYYVYLACCANGSVYTGHTRNVERRMVEHNAGRGGRYTRTNRPLKLLGFWIFSSKIQAIRAERTIKTLPPEQKLALLKTKSVDELELLCQFS; translated from the coding sequence ATGTCTGAACTCTACTACGTATATCTGGCTTGTTGTGCAAATGGTTCAGTTTACACTGGCCATACTAGAAATGTTGAACGTCGTATGGTTGAACATAATGCTGGACGAGGTGGACGCTACACCCGAACAAATCGTCCTTTAAAATTGCTCGGTTTCTGGATTTTCTCTAGCAAAATACAGGCCATACGTGCAGAAAGAACTATCAAAACTCTGCCCCCTGAACAGAAATTGGCTTTATTAAAAACCAAATCAGTCGATGAGTTGGAGTTGTTATGCCAATTTTCGTGA
- a CDS encoding helix-turn-helix domain-containing protein, which produces MPIVWNLKKWLAIERDIYRPSELQALLASKAGVQLSLQAVSALINGKPSALRIQTIQALCNALDCKVSDFFDVLPDSPKELTKQSKASNHKPSRLYGDKKQPKKQESIFPDPHQFPNQGTNG; this is translated from the coding sequence ATGCCTATCGTGTGGAACCTGAAGAAGTGGCTAGCTATTGAACGAGATATTTACCGTCCATCAGAACTTCAGGCACTACTTGCTTCTAAAGCTGGAGTTCAACTTTCCTTGCAGGCAGTTTCTGCCTTAATTAATGGAAAACCTAGTGCATTAAGAATACAAACAATTCAGGCACTTTGTAACGCTTTAGACTGTAAAGTTAGTGATTTTTTTGATGTACTTCCAGACTCACCTAAAGAACTTACAAAGCAAAGCAAAGCTTCTAATCACAAACCATCTCGGCTTTATGGAGATAAGAAGCAACCAAAAAAACAGGAGAGTATTTTCCCTGATCCGCATCAATTTCCTAACCAAGGAACAAATGGGTAA